A section of the Chloroflexota bacterium genome encodes:
- a CDS encoding helix-turn-helix domain-containing protein has protein sequence MSATVHDVWAGALPPGTQLVGGQLGLDREVRWVITLRPRPPGLVGLKGGELVLVAADTLRSLDDRLTLARALDQLAQAGVAAVAARGGIDQSAIARADALGFPLLSLPKDASLSESEHEALRLLADRQAETAEQTRQVQQQLTELLIAGHGLPAIVDRLAVLTRRAVAVEDASGIRQLSGAAVSLPDRVQVVDALDRARSRLYAWIDGRRVPAADPPTQRFRLELDGIGRVVAPIAADDGALAFLSLIAPHESLNRADALSASQGATVCALVLARERAVLQAEDRLRRDVVTDLLSGAFTSDSALLERAERLGFNLTAPHLPIALRVASDSATALPRSHDVVTGLIRELSRLGVSAPVGVLGDTIGLAHPVDGNEPVAIAARVHRLAAQVSGKVVSAGVGRVGTGPTAIAQGYREADRALVIARRLFPPGELTFFQNLGVHRLLLALDGHPELGAFYEETLAAIDQYDRSNRSELLPTLEAFFAADNSLAETASRLHLHRNTVAYRLRRIEQISGHHLSDPETRLALHLGLRVRHALAAREPDTDPISLAPPANLAERRLAR, from the coding sequence ATGTCCGCCACTGTTCACGATGTCTGGGCCGGCGCGCTTCCGCCGGGCACGCAACTCGTCGGTGGTCAACTCGGGTTGGACCGTGAAGTCCGCTGGGTGATCACCCTCCGCCCGCGCCCCCCAGGCCTTGTGGGGCTCAAGGGTGGTGAGCTGGTACTCGTCGCCGCCGACACACTCCGCTCGCTCGACGACCGGTTGACGCTGGCTCGCGCACTCGATCAGCTGGCTCAGGCTGGCGTGGCGGCCGTCGCGGCCCGTGGCGGCATCGATCAGTCGGCCATCGCTCGGGCGGATGCGCTCGGGTTCCCGCTGCTCTCCCTGCCGAAAGACGCCTCCCTCAGCGAGTCCGAGCACGAGGCGTTGCGCCTGCTGGCCGACCGCCAGGCCGAGACGGCCGAGCAGACCCGGCAGGTGCAGCAGCAGTTGACCGAGCTGTTGATCGCCGGACACGGGCTGCCGGCCATCGTGGATCGGCTGGCCGTGCTCACGCGGCGTGCCGTGGCTGTCGAGGATGCGTCAGGCATCCGCCAGTTGAGTGGCGCTGCCGTGAGTTTGCCGGACCGCGTCCAGGTCGTCGATGCGCTGGATCGGGCGCGCTCGCGGCTGTACGCCTGGATCGATGGGCGGCGCGTGCCGGCCGCCGACCCGCCAACCCAGCGCTTCCGCCTGGAACTGGACGGCATCGGGCGGGTGGTGGCCCCCATCGCCGCCGACGACGGTGCGCTGGCGTTCCTGTCGCTGATCGCGCCGCACGAGTCGCTGAATCGGGCGGACGCGCTGAGCGCGTCCCAGGGCGCGACGGTCTGCGCACTGGTGCTGGCCCGTGAGCGGGCGGTTCTTCAGGCCGAGGACCGTCTGCGCCGTGACGTGGTGACGGACCTCCTCAGCGGCGCGTTCACCTCCGACTCGGCCCTGCTGGAGCGTGCGGAGCGGCTCGGCTTCAACCTGACGGCGCCGCATCTGCCGATTGCCCTGCGGGTCGCCTCCGATTCGGCGACTGCCCTGCCGCGCAGCCATGACGTCGTCACTGGCCTGATCCGCGAGTTGAGCCGGCTCGGCGTCTCGGCGCCGGTCGGCGTGCTTGGGGACACCATCGGGCTGGCGCATCCGGTCGACGGCAATGAGCCTGTCGCCATCGCCGCGCGCGTCCACCGGCTGGCGGCCCAGGTCAGCGGCAAGGTTGTGTCGGCAGGCGTCGGGCGGGTCGGGACCGGCCCGACGGCCATCGCGCAGGGCTACCGCGAGGCCGACCGCGCCCTGGTCATCGCGCGGCGGCTGTTCCCGCCCGGCGAGCTGACCTTCTTCCAGAACCTGGGAGTACACCGGCTGCTGCTGGCGCTCGACGGGCACCCGGAGCTCGGCGCATTCTACGAGGAGACGCTGGCGGCCATCGACCAGTACGACCGCTCGAACCGGTCGGAGCTGCTGCCGACGCTCGAAGCGTTCTTCGCCGCCGACAACAGCCTTGCCGAGACGGCCTCGCGGCTGCATCTTCACCGCAACACGGTCGCCTATCGCCTGCGGCGCATCGAGCAGATCAGCGGCCATCACCTGAGCGACCCTGAGACCAGACTGGCGCTGCATCTGGGGTTGCGGGTGCGCCACGCGCTGGCGGCCCGCGAGCCGGACACGGACCCGATCAGCCTGGCGCCGCCGGCGAACCTGGCCGAGCGGCGGCTGGCCCGCTGA
- a CDS encoding MoaD/ThiS family protein: MIRVIIPFHLRTLAKVDGELALDVSGEVTQRTVLDALEARYPMLQGTIRDRATRRRRAFVRFFACQEDLSNESPDSPLPAPVAAGQEPFRVVGAMAGG, from the coding sequence ATGATCCGGGTCATCATCCCCTTCCACCTGCGGACGCTGGCGAAGGTGGACGGCGAGCTGGCGCTCGACGTGTCGGGCGAGGTGACCCAGCGCACTGTGCTCGACGCACTCGAAGCCCGCTACCCGATGCTGCAGGGGACGATCCGCGACCGCGCCACCAGGAGGAGGCGAGCGTTCGTGCGGTTTTTCGCCTGCCAGGAAGACCTCTCGAACGAGTCGCCGGACTCGCCGCTGCCAGCACCGGTGGCGGCCGGTCAGGAGCCGTTCCGGGTGGTCGGGGCGATGGCCGGCGGCTGA
- a CDS encoding exo-alpha-sialidase, translating into MTGVRVLVGTRKGAFILTADGKRDRWEVSGPHFAGWEIYHMKGSPADPNRIYASQTSGWFGQLMQRSSDGGKTWEPVGNQFAYDGTPGTHLWYDGTPHPWEFARVWHVEPSLADPDTVYAGVEDAALFRTTDGGQSWHEMTGLRNHESGKYWQPGAGGMGLHTIVLDPQTPGRMFGAISAAGVFRSDDAGETWRPTNKGLKSPYELPNPDAEVGHCVHRLAMHPSRPNTLFMQKHWDVMRSDDAGESWYEISGNLPTDFGFPIDVHAHEPETVYVVPIKSDSEHFPPEGKLRVYRSKSGGNEWEALTNGLPQADCYVNVLRDAMAVDKMDECGVYFGTTGGQVYASADGGDSWAPIVRDLPAVVSVEVQTLP; encoded by the coding sequence ATGACTGGCGTACGGGTACTCGTGGGGACGCGCAAGGGCGCGTTCATCCTGACCGCCGACGGCAAGCGTGACCGCTGGGAGGTCAGCGGCCCGCACTTTGCGGGCTGGGAGATCTACCACATGAAGGGCTCGCCGGCCGATCCGAATCGGATCTACGCCTCGCAGACCAGCGGCTGGTTCGGCCAGTTGATGCAGCGCTCCAGCGATGGCGGCAAGACCTGGGAGCCGGTCGGCAACCAGTTCGCCTACGATGGCACGCCCGGCACCCATCTCTGGTACGACGGCACCCCGCACCCGTGGGAGTTCGCACGGGTGTGGCACGTCGAGCCGTCGCTGGCGGACCCGGACACCGTCTACGCGGGCGTGGAAGACGCGGCGCTCTTCCGCACCACGGACGGCGGGCAGTCGTGGCACGAGATGACGGGTCTCCGTAACCACGAGTCCGGCAAGTACTGGCAGCCGGGCGCCGGTGGCATGGGGCTGCACACCATCGTGCTGGACCCACAGACGCCGGGCCGCATGTTTGGCGCGATCTCGGCGGCCGGCGTCTTCCGCTCGGACGACGCCGGCGAGACCTGGCGGCCGACCAACAAGGGGCTGAAGTCGCCGTACGAGTTGCCGAACCCCGATGCCGAGGTCGGGCACTGCGTGCACCGGCTGGCGATGCATCCGTCCAGGCCGAACACCCTGTTCATGCAGAAGCACTGGGACGTGATGCGCTCCGACGACGCCGGCGAAAGCTGGTACGAGATCAGCGGCAACCTGCCGACCGATTTCGGCTTCCCCATCGACGTGCATGCCCACGAGCCAGAGACCGTCTACGTGGTGCCGATCAAGAGCGACTCGGAGCATTTTCCCCCAGAGGGCAAGCTGCGCGTCTACCGCAGCAAGAGTGGCGGCAACGAGTGGGAAGCGTTGACGAACGGGCTGCCCCAGGCTGACTGCTACGTCAATGTCCTGCGCGACGCGATGGCCGTGGACAAGATGGACGAGTGCGGCGTCTACTTCGGCACGACGGGCGGCCAGGTCTACGCCTCGGCGGACGGCGGCGACAGCTGGGCGCCCATCGTGCGAGACCTGCCGGCCGTGGTGTCGGTCGAGGTCCAGACGCTGCCATGA
- a CDS encoding response regulator transcription factor — protein MDSPLVLVVDDEPHICLLVRETLRAAGMTVRSASDGRQALRALDEDDPALILLDVGLPDIDGFSLCSRIREVSRAPIIMLTARHHDEDVVRGFKAGADDYVIKPFSPRQLAARAEAMLRRSRGPSAVVGRYHDQHLEIDVSSRRSVLKGEASRLTPSEAKLMDLVLAHPRRVFTPQELLRHLRGPGYEDAHGALRQVILGLRRKIEPDPSSPTYLVTAPGGGYAFEPHLD, from the coding sequence ATGGATTCACCGCTCGTTCTGGTCGTCGATGATGAGCCGCATATCTGCCTGCTGGTGCGCGAGACCCTCCGCGCGGCCGGTATGACCGTGCGCTCTGCGTCGGACGGCCGGCAGGCGTTGCGTGCGTTGGACGAGGACGATCCCGCGCTGATCCTGCTGGACGTCGGGCTGCCGGACATCGACGGCTTCTCGCTCTGTTCGCGCATCCGCGAGGTCAGCCGCGCGCCGATCATCATGCTGACGGCCCGCCATCACGACGAGGACGTGGTCCGGGGCTTCAAGGCTGGTGCTGACGACTACGTCATCAAGCCGTTCAGCCCACGCCAGTTGGCCGCGCGCGCCGAAGCGATGTTGCGACGTTCCCGCGGGCCGTCGGCAGTTGTGGGGCGGTATCACGATCAGCATCTGGAGATCGACGTCTCGTCGCGACGCAGCGTGCTCAAAGGCGAAGCATCGCGGCTCACGCCATCCGAGGCCAAGCTGATGGATCTCGTGCTGGCGCACCCGCGTCGGGTGTTCACGCCGCAGGAGCTGCTCCGTCACCTGCGCGGCCCCGGCTACGAGGACGCACATGGGGCGCTCCGGCAGGTGATTCTCGGGCTGCGCCGCAAGATCGAGCCGGACCCGTCGTCGCCCACCTACCTCGTGACAGCGCCCGGCGGCGGGTACGCTTTCGAGCCGCACCTCGACTGA
- a CDS encoding sigma-70 family RNA polymerase sigma factor, with amino-acid sequence MQAVAELVELAKQGDHQAFASLYEQYSPLVYRFLRRRLDGSDDIVEDLTEDIFVKVYEKLDKYVERGLPFTAWLYRIAHNHLVDYLRTLPRTAASSLDEVAEMPELRPSSDYTRVLDRHSLEPAMARLTPEQRQAVELRFMQGMSVAETSAVMGRSDEAVKKLQARALANLRRYLSPSTAQPIQTARPTIPTNVTPFRKAVA; translated from the coding sequence ATGCAGGCAGTAGCAGAGCTGGTAGAGCTGGCGAAGCAGGGTGACCACCAGGCGTTCGCGTCCCTCTACGAGCAGTACTCCCCGCTCGTCTACCGCTTCCTGCGCCGCCGCCTCGATGGCTCGGACGACATCGTGGAGGATCTGACCGAGGACATTTTCGTCAAGGTCTACGAGAAGCTCGACAAGTACGTGGAGCGCGGCCTTCCCTTCACCGCCTGGCTCTACCGCATCGCCCACAACCACCTCGTCGACTACCTCCGCACCCTTCCCCGGACCGCTGCGTCGTCTCTGGACGAGGTCGCGGAGATGCCCGAGCTGCGGCCCAGCTCGGACTACACCCGCGTGCTCGACCGCCACTCCCTCGAGCCTGCGATGGCTCGCCTGACCCCCGAGCAGCGGCAGGCTGTTGAGCTGCGCTTCATGCAGGGCATGAGCGTCGCCGAGACCTCCGCCGTCATGGGGCGGTCCGACGAGGCCGTCAAGAAGCTGCAGGCCCGCGCACTCGCAAACCTCCGCCGGTATCTCTCTCCGTCAACCGCCCAGCCCATCCAGACTGCCCGCCCGACGATTCCCACGAACGTTACGCCGTTCCGCAAGGCTGTCGCTTAG